The window GTTCCTTTATAATAATGAGTCAGAATATCACGATAGTCGTAATTTTTTTCAGCCATGCCCTTACTGCCCCATTGACTCATTCCTACACCATGACCAAAGCCCTGTCCTTTGATTTTAAAAAAATCGTCTTCGAATTGAATTTCAAATAGGAGAGACCGCATAACTGTTTGTCCAACGGCTCTTCTAAATTCGACTGCATTCATGAGCGCAGTTTTTTCTTTGCCTTCTATTTCTAGTGTCTTAGCTCTACCCGATGGCGTGTATTCAGATATTTTAATTCCCTTGATTTCTTCTAGCTCGAGGGATTTTAATTTCTCTTGCAGTTGAGTGCGGCTAAGAGTAATTTTCCACTCAAAATTAGTAGCTTCTTTGCAGTGAGGAGATTCTACTGCGACTAGATAGGTTAATCCAGTGTAGCCCCAGACATGTTCGGGTGATTCCGTTTTGCCACCACTATTGCTATGATAAAAAGTCCTTGCTGGTTTATTTTGGTAAATCAAAATTTCTCCCGTTGTATCTCGGACTGCTTGGTTAGACCTGACAGTCTCCCGCTTGATTCCTCCATAGACTTGAGATTGAGTGGTAGATTCTACATGATAGGTGCTATTCGGAGCGGATAATATAGAATCGACCGCATAAGTTCTAGCTGCGACTGCCTGAGCTTTGAGAGCTTCCGTATGCCAGCTAGAAGGCATTTCCGCAGGAACAACTCCCATAAGATAGTCTTCCATTTGAACTTTATTTACAAATATAAATTTTCCAGTAGCGACCTCCGGGACTATTTCCAATTCACCATTATAAGAGAGATCTTTTAGAGTAAACACATTTGTGTCGAACGTAATTTTTACTTTTTCTTTTGTCTCAGCAGGAAGGAATAAATAGTTGTAATCCACATCGAGGTTACTACTTGTTAGCTGTAAATGAATTTTTCCTTTTGATTTGATTTCGAGTGATGTGTCAAACTTTCCAATGTTTACTTTGATTGTCTTTAATAATTCTTTGTCAATCGGCTTCCATGATTTCTGAAAGAAAGAACTACAAGAAATATATAATAAAATAAATGCAAAGGCTAGTATGTAAGTAATAGATTTTATCATGGAGTTTAAATAATTTTTAATTTTGAATTCTCAATTAATTCACCTTACACAATGTGAATGAGCAGCGTTGACTAATGGTGCGCTCTTAATTCAAAATTCATAATTCAACATTCTTAATTAATAACATTATCGGGAAATTGTCAATGGGAATTTAATTTTAAGATTTGTATATGCTTGCGATAAGTTGACGTTTTATCAAGTAGGGGTCAGGAAGGGCTTCCCCTATGCCCGTCGGATAACTTCCGGTTGCCCCTCGAACCCCAAGGAAGAGTATAAGAGAAGCCCTTCCTGAGTGGTAGTATGTATATCGTTATCTTATCGGAAGGTTATAGCATTCTTATTGTTATGACTCAGCTCGGTAAATAAAAAGACAATCGGCTGCACCTTCTTTTACTTGCATGGAGCAAATAGAATCTTGGATGACAAAGGAGCCTAAATGTTCTCGATTCAAGTAGAGTTTGACTTTATGCGTTAAGGTATCGAGTAGATTATCTAGAACATAATAATCTTTCATATCTTCCGAAAGTTTCTCCAGACGTTTTTTGAAGACTATGTTCGGCAAAGCTTTTGAATATTCTACAATGTCATTGCAGATTAAATCCAATTTATTATTTTCGGTTGAATTCAAATATTCGATGCTTGTGTTTAGATTTAGTAACAATCCACCTCGAAAATTAGAGATTGAATCTGCTACATCATCTACTTTTTTTTCTAACCTTGAGGCTACGTTTACATCTTTTCCGAAGACAGTGTATTCTCGCAAGTCAAGAGCACCGGTAAATCCTTCTTCGACTTCGGCGACA is drawn from Leptospiraceae bacterium and contains these coding sequences:
- a CDS encoding SpoIID/LytB domain-containing protein, with protein sequence MIKSITYILAFAFILLYISCSSFFQKSWKPIDKELLKTIKVNIGKFDTSLEIKSKGKIHLQLTSSNLDVDYNYLFLPAETKEKVKITFDTNVFTLKDLSYNGELEIVPEVATGKFIFVNKVQMEDYLMGVVPAEMPSSWHTEALKAQAVAARTYAVDSILSAPNSTYHVESTTQSQVYGGIKRETVRSNQAVRDTTGEILIYQNKPARTFYHSNSGGKTESPEHVWGYTGLTYLVAVESPHCKEATNFEWKITLSRTQLQEKLKSLELEEIKGIKISEYTPSGRAKTLEIEGKEKTALMNAVEFRRAVGQTVMRSLLFEIQFEDDFFKIKGQGFGHGVGMSQWGSKGMAEKNYDYRDILTHYYKGTELVNID